The genomic stretch CCGGTCAGGTCGGTGTTCGACAGATCCGCCTGCTCGCCCACGTTGTTTGACTGGATCAGCACCCGGTGCTCGCGCACCCCCTGCCGCAGGCCCTCGATCACCGCGCGGCTGTTCACCCCGCCGCTCATCACCGTGCTGAAGATCTTCCCGGTCGCCGCAGCCAGGAACTCGTCCCGGGCGGCCTGGTCGTTCTCGTCGAACTGGGCGTAGGCCCGGGACAGCAGGGCTTCCACCAGATCCCCGGAGTCCAGGGTCACGCCGTTACCGACCTCGATGGCCGGCGCCCCCTTCAGGGCGTAGGAGAGCACCACCGGATCCAGAGCCAGGACGCCGTCGACGCTCGTCCCCGTCCGTGCCATATACATGTCGGTGTAGAGCTGCGCCGCGCGCTCGTAGTCGGGGGTCAGGTTGACGTCCTGCGGGAACTGCCCCGGCAGGTCACCGAACAGTCCCTTCTCGGTGGCCGTCAGCTCCGCGATCGGCTGCTGAAACCAACCGATCGATCGGGAAGAGGCGCCTTGGTCGAGGATCTCGATCTTCCCCTGGTCCGCCCTGATCAGCGCGAACGAGCCGAAGATGCCCCCGGTTGCCCGCGGTTCGGCCGGGTTCTGGAAGACGACCAGCCAGGTCCGCGGCCCGTCCGCGCCCAGCATGGCCGGGGCCAACCGGGCGATCCGCGCCGCCGGGTCGGTGAGATCGGCTGCCTGCACGAGCTTGTCGCCGAGCTTGGTCACGGCGTCGGCCACCGGTTGGGCCAGCGCCGACCGGTCGATACCGCCCACGTCCACCAGTGCCTGGTCGATCGCGGCGTCGGCATTTTGCAGGGTCGGCGAGATCTGCTGGATGGGAGCCAGCGGAATGACCCCGTCCTTCGGGGCGAGGTTCTCCGGCCGCAGCGTGGTCGCCACGTCCAGCAGCGGCGGCATGACGTCCTGAGCCAGCGAGTTGACGGTGTTGCTGACCGTGCCCACAGCATCGAGATTCGCGCCCACCAGGGGGAGACCGGTGGCCATCCGGTACAGCGGGTCGCTCACCGCCGACCGCGCCGCCGCGGCGTCGGCCTGCAGATCACTGATGGTCTGCCGGGCGGCCGCCTCGTCCAGCGAGTCGACCCCGGCGCCGTCACCACCCAATTGCTCCTGCAGGTCCTGCACCCGGGTCGCTGCGGCATCAAGGTTTGTATAAGCCTGGTACGCCCGGAAGGCCACCCACCCGCCGGCCAGCAGCACCAGGCACCCGGCGGCGATCATCGACCAGCCGATCACCCGGCGACGACGACGGCGTTTGCGCCGCGCCTCCTGCTCGGCGGCCTTCTCCTCCGGAGTCAACCGGCGCCGGTCGGCGAACTGCACCGTCGGCTCCGGCGGCACGTAGGTGGTGACGGTGTAGCGCGACGGACCCGCCGCACCCTCGGCCGGCGCTCCGTCACCTGAGGTCCCGGATCCCGCCGGCGGGTCGCCCGCTGCCCGCGCGCCACCGCCCGGCGACTCCGCCGCCGATCCCCCAGTACCTACTGAATGCTGATCCCCCGTCACTCCATGTGACAGTAGACCTGGCCACGTCGTCCCGCCGGGCCTTCACAGGCCGGCCGCAGTATTCCCCCGCTCGGACCCAGAGCTGCTCAGCGGCGAGCCACGACGGGCCCCACCTTCGAGTGAACGACGGCCGCCTCCGCCACCAGGACGGCCCCGCCCTGTGATCACTCGTCGGCGTGCCCTTCACAGGGTCTGCTGACGTCACTGGACGGATGCAACTCGGCCATCACAACGGGTGCCTGCGCTGCTACGCTCTGCCGCAGGAGCGCCGGGACTCGTCGGGAGGGCGAAGCCCAGGTGCGGTCGGACCGGGGGGTCACCGCATCGTCATCGCGCCCGCCAGAACGAGGCACGGGGGGTGTCGCGGTCGTGAGCAGCACCGGAACGGTGGCCGGCGGTCTCGCTGTCCCCGACACCACGCCCGACCCCGCCGAACTGGTCCGACGATCCGAGACCGCCGCCGCGCGAACTGCGCTGCTCCGCCGCATCGGCGACATCATGAGCGCCGAACAGGGCCTTCCCAGCGCTCTTCTCCGCAGCATCGTCAACGTCATGGCCGAAACCCTGGGCGGGATCGTCGCCGTCCGCGTCTTCTCGACCGACCGCCAGCGCGTCACCACCGAAGTCGTGTCCGAACCGCTGCGTGAGGCCGACACCAACGATCCGGACCTCGTCCAGGCCGCCCTGCTGTGGGACCCGGGCTGGCCGCCCAGCGTCCTGGACCGCCTCGGCAACCGCGCCTGGTCCAGCGCCCGCGCCCCGGGCTGGCGCGAGGACCTCGCGCATTCCTCAGCGCTCCCGCTGCCGGACAGCCTGCTGCACGTCGTCTCCGCGCCGATCCGCGCCGACCAAATCGTCGTCGGATACCTGCGCTGCATCCGGACGACCACGACCCCGGTCACCACCGAGTTCCAGCCGGCCGACGACGACCTCACACAGATCGTCGCCGACCGCATCGGCTCGGCCCTGACGGTGAAGCGGCTGCGCACCCGCCTGGAACGCGCCGAACTGGACGGCCGCGCCGCCGCCGACCGGTTGTCCCGGTTGCGCCTGGAATACGCCTCCGTCATCGAGCAGCTCAGCACCGTGGAGGAACGCGAACGCGTCCTGCTCGCCGAGGCGATCCACGACGAACCGATGCAACTCATCGTCGCCGTCATGATGCTGATGGACAGCACTCCCGACCATCAGCGACCGGCCGGCATGGACCGGTGGATCGACGTGCTGGAACGCGCCGTCGGCAAATTGCGGTCCCTCATCATCTCCATGACGCCCGCCGATCTCACCGACGGTCTCGGGATCGCGCTGCGGCGGCTGGCCGAAGGCATCTTCGTCGGCTGGCCGATGAGCATCGAAGTCACGGGCCTGGAGCAGGTGCCATTGAGCCCGGCCCGAGCCAGCACCGCGTGGAAGATCGCCCGCGAATCCCTGGTCAACGTGCGGAAGCACGCCCAGGCGTCGGCCGTGCGGGTGGATCTCCAGCTGATCGACGGTCAGGTACGCCTCCGGGTGGCCGACGACGGCGTCGGGGCCTCCGATCTCAGCTCCGGCCCCGGCCATCTCGGCGTCGCCACCATGCGCGCGCGGGCCGTCGCCGACGGCGGCACCCTGGACATCGTCGCCGCTCCGGGCGGGGGAACCACGGTGACCTTCCGCATCCCCGCGTCGTCCGCGCCGCCCGGGGATCCCTGACCCGGTCGGGGCGGCCTCCGCCGCGCCGCGCACACCCCCACACCATCACCGGCTGCAGCAGACCGGCTGTCGAAAACCTGGTGCACCTTGTCGAACCACGATGCGCGACATCCCGCCACACCCCCCGAACGCCATGCCGGGCGGACCCCTGCGTCACCCGACGGCCCCGGCGCGACGACCCTGCTGGCCCGGACCACGGCGGCCGACCTCGGCCCGCCACCGGACGTCACCGCCGACAGCCGCATCCTGCGCAAGGTCCTCGACGAGATGGCCACCCGGCTACCCGCCGAGGAACTGCTCGACTCCCTGGCCGCATTCGTCGCCGCGGCCATCGGCGAGGGGGCGGTCATCTGGCCCGCGGTCGGCGATCCTCGCCTCGACGGACGACCGGTCGTCTCCCACCCCGATCCCGACGTCCGGCGGGCGGTGCGCCGAGCCCTGGCCGGCAGTCACCCCCGTCCCGGCACCACGAGACCCGACACGGTCCACCGCCTGCGGGACGACCTCGGTGCGGCCACCGGGGCGGCCATCGTGACCGCCGTCCACCGCGCCGGTCACCTGCTCGGGCACATCGCCGCGTTCTCCACCGGCGCGGGCGACTTCGGCCGCGGTGAACAACGACTGCTGGAAAGACTGGCCCGAGCCGCCGCGGCCGCCCTCGACCAGATCGCGCACGAGACCACCGCGCCACCCGCCGGCCCACTGCCCCGGCAGCGCACCGGGGAACGGTCAGTCGGTCGACAGCTCCCCCGGCAACCCGGGCCCGCATGGTCCCCGGCCGAGCAACTGGCCCACATCGAGGACGAGGAACGACGGTCACTGGCCGACGCCCTGACCGAAGAACCGATCCAACGCATCGTCAGCGGGCTGCTCACCCTCGAACACCTCCGCGGACGGCTGGACCCCAACGCGCGCCGCGTCGTCGACGAGGTCACCGGCCAGCTCGAGGAGTCGCTGGCCTGGCTGCGCAACCTCATCGTCATCGCCCTCACCCCGCCCGACCTGGCCGGCGGACTCGGGCGGGCCCTCGGGGCACTGGCCCGCAGCATCTTCGCCGGCACCGGGACCCGGGTGACCGTGACCGGGCCCAACCACGTCCCGCTGGACCCCGGGACCATGGAGACGACGTACCGGATCTTGCGGGAGGCGTTGACGAACGTCCGCCGGCACGCCGCCGCCGGATCAGTCACCCTGCAGATCGACACCCACCACGACGAAGTCGTGCTCCGACTGATCGACGACGGCAGAGGGACAACGGGCCTCACCGAAGCCACCCTCAGCCGCGGAGTGACGTCCATGCGCGCCCGCGCCGAGAACGTCGGCGCCCGGCTGCGCATCCACAGCGCACCCGGACGCGGCACCACCGTCACCCTCGCCCTGACCGCCCGGCGGCGGACCACCCACACCCGGCCCCCGTTCACGACGGCCCCGACCACCGGCCAACGGACCAAACGCATCGTTGTGTGCGACGACCAACGCGACCTCCGCGAAGCCATCCGGCTCGTCCTCACCGACGTTCCCCGCTTCCGGATCGTCGCCGAAGCCGAGAACGGACCGTCCGGGCTGCACGAGATCCGTCTGCACCGACCCGATCTCATCCTGCTCGACGTCAGCATGCCCGGCGGCGGACCGGATCTGGCCCGCGCCGCCAAGGACGCCAGCCCCACCTCGCACATCGTCGTCTTCTCCGGACGGGACGACGCCGCCACCCGCGACGCGATGCTCGCCGCCGGCGCCGACCAGTACGTCCTGAAGTCCGGACGTCTGCGCCTGCTCCTGGAAGCACTCGACAACGCGGGCTGAGCTACAGCCAGCCGGCCTCACGGCCCGGGGACAAATCAACCCACTGCCTGTCACAACTACCGACGGCGAATGTCACAGAACGGACGCAAGTCATGACCGTACTGCCGAACAGACAGCCTGACCCAGTACACGGCTCGCCTCAACCGGAAATCGTCATTCCGCTCCATGTGCGGGACATCGGAACGGCTGCTCGCACTTTCGATACTCTCCGGCGCTACGTCAGACCGGCTGAGATCACCGTGATTACTGGATCGGAGTCATCATCTGATCCGCGCCTGGCCGGTTGCCGCGTTCTGGACGAGGACAAGTTGGTGCCGGGGATGACCCTCGACGCAGTGCGACGCAAGATGGAAGAATACGACATTCCGAAACTCCGGTCACCGGGCTGGCTGTTGCAGCAGTTCCTCAAGCTGGGCTACGCGAGGACGACGCCTCACACCGGCTACATCATCTGGGATTCTGACACCATTCCGACAAAGCGGTTCGACTTCTTCTCAGAACGCGACGGCCGCCCTTTCTTATTCGGAAAAACGGAAAACTTCCCCCCCTATTACGAATTGAACAGAAGGGTATTGGGTCTCGAGAACCGTCGACTGGCTACGCAGCTAGGACCGGCTCTCCCTTCGTTCGTCGCTGAAGTGATGTACATGCGGACCGATCTCGTCAACGAGATGCTTGATGAGGTCGAGACCCGAACTGGACTTCCCTTCTGGGAGGGGATCATCAGCGTCATGGACGCCAACTCCATTCCGGCTGAATTCGAGATGTATGGCAACTTCGTTTGCCAGAGGTACCCCGACCAGTACATCATTACCGAAGCGAATTTCTTTCGATTCGCTGCGAAGCTGGTGGGAGTCGAACCGACCAGCGAGCAGATGGCCTGGCTTTCACAAGACTTCGACGTCATATCGCTGGAGTCTTATCACGAAAGAAAATTCTTCTCGAAGCTCACCCGGTCCCCCATCGTGCGGCGAATCGCGTCCGCTCGACGTATATGCACCACATTCAATGCGGTGGCGACACCGCTGGTGAAGACGAAGTGGACCGGGTCGAAATACTTCTACTTCTGAGCGAAGCCCAACGTACGCTCTCACTGGCCTGCAGTCCGGGAGAGTATCCACCAGGACTTCACGACTATCGGCGGACGCACCTGGGCCCCTAACGGCACCCAGGTTCGTCACCTCACTCCTGCGTGGGCAACCAGTTCCCGTGCAGGCCCAGCGGGACCCGGGCAGGCAACTGGACGGTGGCCACCGGGCCCGCCGCGATGTCGGCGGCATCGAGCACCACCAGCCGGCTGTGGGCGACGCCGGCCGGATCGGCGACGATGGTGAGCCACCAGCCGTCGTCCGGAGCGCTTGCCCCCGGCCGTGGCGCGAACGAGGGCTCCCCGACCAGACCGTCCTCGGCGGTCCACATCGACGCCCGACCGGTCGCGGTGTCGAAGACCCGGACGGCGTCGAACGCGCCCGGCACCGGCGGGGCCGCGGCCGTGCGGTGACCCATCGCCACCTGACGGTGCGCGGAACCCAGCAACCGATCGTCGATCCGCGGGAACTCCAGCCGTCCGGCCTCGATCTCCTCGTGCTCGATGGAGCCGGCGACGGGATCGATGGTGGTGCGCACGAAGGCCGACGTGTGCGGGCCGGACCGCAGCCCCATGCCCGGGTTGTTGTGCTGCACCATGTCCACCACGATCGGAGAGTCCGCGGTACCCGGAGCCCCGCCCGGACCGGTCCGGTGGAAGGCGTTGGCCATGTGCCACGTCCAGAACGTGTCACCGTGCGCCCACTTCACCGCACCGCCGTCCCGCGGGACGCTCGCCACCCGGGTGCCCTCGTCCGGTTCCCAGGACAGCAGCGAGCCACCGCGCATCGCCGCCATCACGTCGAAGAACAAGGGGGACAGGACCAGCACGACACTGTGCTCGGTCAGGGCCATGTCGTGGATCATCACCGGGCGCAGCACCCCGGGGACCGGCGTGTCGGACCGGGTCACCCGCCCGTCCCGGTCGATGACCGACCACGTCAGGAACGGGGCTTCGAGCATGTAGCAGAAGACGACCATCTCGCCGGTGACCGGGTCGATCTTGGGGTGGGCCGTCATGCCGACGGGCAGGGCACCGTCGAAGGTCTCCCGTTTGACGGTGGCCAGATCGGGACCGAGACAGAACGGCGGCGTGCCCTCGGCCATCGCCATCAGACGGCCGGAGTGCCGGACGATGTTGATGTCCGGCATCTCCCGGAACGAACCGGCCAGTTCCGGTCCGACCTCGTCCGCGGTGGGCGTGCGGCCGGACATCAGACCGGGCCACAGGACGTGCCCGGCCTGTTCCTCGAGCTGCACCATCGGCGTGCGCACGAAGCGGTTGCGGTAGTGCGCCGTGCCGTCCCGCAGCGTGACGGCGTGCACCATGCCGTCGCCCTCCAACGGGTACAGGTAGGAACCGACCGGGGTGAACCGCGGGTTGGGGCCGTTGCGCAGGTACTCCCCGTCCAGCTCCGGCGGCAGCGCACCCGAGATGACGGTGGCCGGTTGGTCGATCTCGTCGAGGGTCGGCCGGAACGGACCACTGAGGTGCACGTCCCCGGACATGTCGGCCAACCCGGGATGGCCGTGCCGGGTGGGCGTCGCGGGATGGACGGCCGGAGCGCCCGCAGGACCCTCGGACGCGCCTGGCGGGCGCGTCACGCCGAGGTCCGGGTGTCGGCCGGTTCGCCCTGCGCATGACCGCGGACCCGGTCCGGGTAGCTGACCGTGAACTTGACCATGAACCAGACGATCGCGATGGGCAGGATCCAGTTCAGCAACAGGTCGAGGAACTGGTTGTCGTCCGCCTGCCCGGTCTTGCCGCCGAGCGCGGCGACCGCCACCGACAGCAGACCCATGGCCAGGATTGCCACCCCCCAGGCGGTGCTCAGCACGCGGTTGATCTTGACGAACGTCGGTGAACCCCAGTACTGGCGGGGGACGCCCTGCCGGGCGTACTCGGCGGTGAACGGCAGCACGGGAACGGTGGCCAGCACGTAGATCCCGAGCACGACACCGACCAGCGGAACGCCCCACCGGTAGAGCCAGGCGTCGACGTCCGGGCCGCCGACGAAGCCGGCGACGGCGATGGCCCCGAACAGGACCAGCGTCCCCAGGTTCAGGATCTTCGGTCCGTGCTTGCGGGCGTTGGTGACGACCGAGAACAAGGTCAGGGCGACAGCGATGACGGCCGCCCAGGCCACCCGGTTGGGCCCGAACTGCTGCGAGACGAGAGTGAACACGATCCACGGGACGAAGCCCATCAGGATCACGAGATTCTTCATGCCCGGGAAACTAGGAGGCGGGTGCGGTCGAGACATCCGCCGACCGGCGGAGGCGCTTCGTTCCCCGACCGGGCCCGCTTCGCGTCAGACGTCCTCGGGCAGGTCGATCCGGGCCACCTCGACCCGGGACCGGACGCCGAGCTTGGCCAGGATGTGCGAGACGTGTGTCTGCACGGTGCGGGGCGAGACGAACAGCCGGGCCGCGATCTCCGGGTTGGTCAGCCCGTCGCGGACCAGCGCCATCACGCGGCGCTCCGTCTCGGTGAGACTGGCGGGCCCGCCCGTCTGGACCCGGCGGGCCGCACGGGAACCGCGGCGGACCCCCAGGGCGCGCAGCCGCGCCGCGGCGCGGTCGACGTCGGTGCAGGCGCCCATCGCCCGATAGGCCGTCACCGCGAGATCCAATGCCGTGCGGGCGATGTCGGAGGCGCCCACGGCGCCGGCCGCGACGGCGACCTCCTCGTGGGCGGCGGCCGCGAGCGGGGCGTTCCGTACGGCCTCGGCCGCCGCGGCGGCGGCCTGGAGCCGGTCGACCGACCCGTCCGCCATCCCCCCGACCAGATCGACGACCGGAGCCAGGATCGGTGTCTGGTCGACCGACAGGCGGGCCACATCGTCGGCCACCCGTTGCGCGAGTTCCGGGTCCCATCCGGTCAAGGCGACCCGGGCGACGTCCGGGGCCGCCCGCAGCATCCACAACGGTCCGGCCACCCCGGCCGTCGACCACAGCTCCCGGGCCGCCGCACCGGCTTCGGCGCTCGCCCCGCCCGCTTCGAGGATCAGCAGCTGGGCCAGCGCGGGATCGGGACTGCCGAACTGCCAGGGGAACCCGGCCGCGCCCAGGTCGGTCAACCTGCGCGCAGCCTGTTCGCGGTGTCCGCGGCGGACGTCGAGAACGGCCCGCTCCCCCACGGCCAACGAGATCCACCCCGTTCCGATCTCCTCCGCCCGCTCGAGCCCGATGTCGCCCTCGACGGTGGCGTCGTCCCAGTCGCCGGCCGTGGTGGAGATACCGGCGGCCACGAAACTGTGGAACGGCTCCAACCATCTCGCGCCGAGCGCCGCCCCGGCGCGCCGGGCCTCCAGCGACCCCCGCGTCGCGGTGTCCACCCCATCGGCGTAGAGCTGGAACAGGGGCGGCCAGATCAGTGCCGTCATCCGGCTCTCGACGGCCGGATCGGACAGCGTCAGCCCGCTCTGGCGGGCCACGAGCTGGAGCGCATCCCGAGGGCGGGCGTCGAGGTACTCCAGAATGGCCAGGCTGGTCAGCAGGCCGAACTCGACATCGACGTCGCCGGTCGCCACAGCCTGCTCCAGCAGCGGGCCGAGCTCGGCGCGTGCCCGGGTCCGCTCGCCGGCCAGGACCCGGACCCAACAGCGGAGCTGCCCGAGCTGACGACGGACACCATCGGGCAGCCCGGCCACCGTGAGGGTCCGATCGATGGCCCGGCCGGCCGCTGCCGTGTCGGCCCGGTTGACCAGAGCACGCAGCACCAC from Nakamurella flava encodes the following:
- a CDS encoding DUF4012 domain-containing protein; the protein is MQFADRRRLTPEEKAAEQEARRKRRRRRRVIGWSMIAAGCLVLLAGGWVAFRAYQAYTNLDAAATRVQDLQEQLGGDGAGVDSLDEAAARQTISDLQADAAAARSAVSDPLYRMATGLPLVGANLDAVGTVSNTVNSLAQDVMPPLLDVATTLRPENLAPKDGVIPLAPIQQISPTLQNADAAIDQALVDVGGIDRSALAQPVADAVTKLGDKLVQAADLTDPAARIARLAPAMLGADGPRTWLVVFQNPAEPRATGGIFGSFALIRADQGKIEILDQGASSRSIGWFQQPIAELTATEKGLFGDLPGQFPQDVNLTPDYERAAQLYTDMYMARTGTSVDGVLALDPVVLSYALKGAPAIEVGNGVTLDSGDLVEALLSRAYAQFDENDQAARDEFLAAATGKIFSTVMSGGVNSRAVIEGLRQGVREHRVLIQSNNVGEQADLSNTDLTGQLDGLGATRPTVGVFLNDATAAKLGYYLQPKVVVTDGDCRTDGRRLLDVSVTLTSDAPSTATPLPGYVLGDSELGAQHGVLTDVLVTAPLGGGIVSATRDGGDTAYSRGEIDGHETGSAPIQLLPGETKTVVFQVLSPVGSPATDVAPRLVTSPLVSPWTTEVGAYRVCRAEG
- a CDS encoding sensor histidine kinase; the encoded protein is MSSTGTVAGGLAVPDTTPDPAELVRRSETAAARTALLRRIGDIMSAEQGLPSALLRSIVNVMAETLGGIVAVRVFSTDRQRVTTEVVSEPLREADTNDPDLVQAALLWDPGWPPSVLDRLGNRAWSSARAPGWREDLAHSSALPLPDSLLHVVSAPIRADQIVVGYLRCIRTTTTPVTTEFQPADDDLTQIVADRIGSALTVKRLRTRLERAELDGRAAADRLSRLRLEYASVIEQLSTVEERERVLLAEAIHDEPMQLIVAVMMLMDSTPDHQRPAGMDRWIDVLERAVGKLRSLIISMTPADLTDGLGIALRRLAEGIFVGWPMSIEVTGLEQVPLSPARASTAWKIARESLVNVRKHAQASAVRVDLQLIDGQVRLRVADDGVGASDLSSGPGHLGVATMRARAVADGGTLDIVAAPGGGTTVTFRIPASSAPPGDP
- a CDS encoding response regulator, yielding MSNHDARHPATPPERHAGRTPASPDGPGATTLLARTTAADLGPPPDVTADSRILRKVLDEMATRLPAEELLDSLAAFVAAAIGEGAVIWPAVGDPRLDGRPVVSHPDPDVRRAVRRALAGSHPRPGTTRPDTVHRLRDDLGAATGAAIVTAVHRAGHLLGHIAAFSTGAGDFGRGEQRLLERLARAAAAALDQIAHETTAPPAGPLPRQRTGERSVGRQLPRQPGPAWSPAEQLAHIEDEERRSLADALTEEPIQRIVSGLLTLEHLRGRLDPNARRVVDEVTGQLEESLAWLRNLIVIALTPPDLAGGLGRALGALARSIFAGTGTRVTVTGPNHVPLDPGTMETTYRILREALTNVRRHAAAGSVTLQIDTHHDEVVLRLIDDGRGTTGLTEATLSRGVTSMRARAENVGARLRIHSAPGRGTTVTLALTARRRTTHTRPPFTTAPTTGQRTKRIVVCDDQRDLREAIRLVLTDVPRFRIVAEAENGPSGLHEIRLHRPDLILLDVSMPGGGPDLARAAKDASPTSHIVVFSGRDDAATRDAMLAAGADQYVLKSGRLRLLLEALDNAG
- a CDS encoding DUF6492 family protein, yielding MTVLPNRQPDPVHGSPQPEIVIPLHVRDIGTAARTFDTLRRYVRPAEITVITGSESSSDPRLAGCRVLDEDKLVPGMTLDAVRRKMEEYDIPKLRSPGWLLQQFLKLGYARTTPHTGYIIWDSDTIPTKRFDFFSERDGRPFLFGKTENFPPYYELNRRVLGLENRRLATQLGPALPSFVAEVMYMRTDLVNEMLDEVETRTGLPFWEGIISVMDANSIPAEFEMYGNFVCQRYPDQYIITEANFFRFAAKLVGVEPTSEQMAWLSQDFDVISLESYHERKFFSKLTRSPIVRRIASARRICTTFNAVATPLVKTKWTGSKYFYF
- a CDS encoding carotenoid oxygenase family protein; this encodes MSGDVHLSGPFRPTLDEIDQPATVISGALPPELDGEYLRNGPNPRFTPVGSYLYPLEGDGMVHAVTLRDGTAHYRNRFVRTPMVQLEEQAGHVLWPGLMSGRTPTADEVGPELAGSFREMPDINIVRHSGRLMAMAEGTPPFCLGPDLATVKRETFDGALPVGMTAHPKIDPVTGEMVVFCYMLEAPFLTWSVIDRDGRVTRSDTPVPGVLRPVMIHDMALTEHSVVLVLSPLFFDVMAAMRGGSLLSWEPDEGTRVASVPRDGGAVKWAHGDTFWTWHMANAFHRTGPGGAPGTADSPIVVDMVQHNNPGMGLRSGPHTSAFVRTTIDPVAGSIEHEEIEAGRLEFPRIDDRLLGSAHRQVAMGHRTAAAPPVPGAFDAVRVFDTATGRASMWTAEDGLVGEPSFAPRPGASAPDDGWWLTIVADPAGVAHSRLVVLDAADIAAGPVATVQLPARVPLGLHGNWLPTQE
- a CDS encoding LuxR C-terminal-related transcriptional regulator produces the protein MSDRPPPRGFDAAAGGLSRDRIAEMVQGWVDGVVAGPPPAVPRPGDRPLRRGVSVSIEAPPGMGKSHLAWSVAERARDLGARVVTARGRERLSRSSFGVVDELVGGTAAARDPGDGAFEQIDAWTAQGPVLCWVDDLHWADSASLTVLRRLAWAGRDLPLVLLLTGRAAPSREAVSLVTRSVDHRVDLPPMTDMAVEALARDQLGGWPGPRLRRHLQRCRGNPLFVTDVLAGLTTSGRVGSVGRDRVDLIGPPPSAGAGLQTQLDDHLRQVGETPRELLAALAAWGTPASTQELADLLYVTPPAIHTAVEAALASGVVQWSDVGVNDNVSAGTDPRLQFVHDLYAERALALLDPTVLRSTHRRAATLRATAGYGPAVVAGHLMLAGDPDEGLVTALRAAVVQAGEWAPAVRAELLGDLQSVATGDEVAVDQAHALYASGQQERAVEVAARHLAVTTDRGTAATLQTVVLRALVNRADTAAAGRAIDRTLTVAGLPDGVRRQLGQLRCWVRVLAGERTRARAELGPLLEQAVATGDVDVEFGLLTSLAILEYLDARPRDALQLVARQSGLTLSDPAVESRMTALIWPPLFQLYADGVDTATRGSLEARRAGAALGARWLEPFHSFVAAGISTTAGDWDDATVEGDIGLERAEEIGTGWISLAVGERAVLDVRRGHREQAARRLTDLGAAGFPWQFGSPDPALAQLLILEAGGASAEAGAAARELWSTAGVAGPLWMLRAAPDVARVALTGWDPELAQRVADDVARLSVDQTPILAPVVDLVGGMADGSVDRLQAAAAAAEAVRNAPLAAAAHEEVAVAAGAVGASDIARTALDLAVTAYRAMGACTDVDRAAARLRALGVRRGSRAARRVQTGGPASLTETERRVMALVRDGLTNPEIAARLFVSPRTVQTHVSHILAKLGVRSRVEVARIDLPEDV